A stretch of the Aedes albopictus strain Foshan unplaced genomic scaffold, AalbF5 HiC_scaffold_580, whole genome shotgun sequence genome encodes the following:
- the LOC109397817 gene encoding protein gurken has protein sequence MPKSRPRPVSHFRGVITTSSAKITTTNGNGDSTTFTLITTKTTSTISEAQSETTSTVTDPRSGPGPGGGGGGTSTSPGGPNAGNSKDQLMRMGKCSLLFEENYCLNGGKCYNFTIANSTMPTCECADGFMGERCESKYLDGTYLSMRKSKIHIETASIYYGAFLALIVVLVLLYFLHCFQSSSSAKLMKKSKKVVS, from the coding sequence ATGCCAAAATCGCGCCCGCGGCCCGTGTCGCACTTCCGTGGTGTCATCACGACCTCGTCGGCAAAGATTACGACCACCAACGGCAATGGCGATTCGACAACATTCACCCTGATAACCACCAAGACAACGTCGACGATCAGCGAAGCCCAGTCCGAAACGACATCCACCGTGACGGATCCTCGGAGTGGCCCCGGTCccggtggcggtggtggtggcaCCAGCACCAGCCCCGGCGGACCCAACGCCGGCAACAGCAAGGACCAGCTCATGCGGATGGGCAAATGCTCATTGCTCTTCGAGGAGAACTACTGCCTGAACGGTGGCAAGTGTTACAACTTTACGATCGCGAACTCGACGATGCCAACGTGCGAATGTGCCgacggattcatgggtgaacggtGCGAGTCAAAGTACTTAGATGGGACTTACCTAAGCATGCGTAAGTCCAAGATCCACATCGAGACGGCCAGCATCTACTATGGCGCGTTTTTGGCACTGATAGTGGTGCTAGTATTGCTATACTTCCTGCATTGTTTCCAATCATCGTCCTcggcaaaattgatgaaaaagagCAAAAAGGTGGTGAGTTAG